In Elaeis guineensis isolate ETL-2024a chromosome 1, EG11, whole genome shotgun sequence, a genomic segment contains:
- the LOC140854851 gene encoding serine/threonine-protein phosphatase 7 long form homolog — MDVGLITALLERWRPETHTFHLPFGEATITLQDVSILTGLPVDGDPVTGVDPTLTIPEWQALCLRLLGFEPDAHFFDHSRLRIECLDDRYRHFHIADDAPEEMVQQYVRGQVLRLLGGVLLPDTSSNKMKLMFLSLLEDLDFTRRLSWGSAVLACLYRAMCRGSYADQSEIGGYLVLLQIWVWERMPTISPLRRQLLEMPSEQQDPDVPFRLDGPLGYSFCGSHIQMGYWLYCRRCVQLDTTYGLLGCHLFVLMW; from the exons atggacgttggtcttattactgctttgcttgagagatggcgtccagagacacacacatttcatcttccatttggtgaggcgaccatcactttacaggatgtcagcatccttactggactaccagttgatggagatccagttaccggagttgatcccacacttaccattccagagtggcaggctttgtgcttgcgattgttagggtttgagcctgacgcacattttttcgatcattcacgactcaggattgagtgtttggatgatcgttatcgacattttcatattgcagatgatgcaccagaggagatggtgcaacagtatgttaggggtcaggtgctgcggttgttaggtggtgtcctgttacctgatacttcatcgaataagatgaagttgatgtttttgtcaTTATTAGAGGATCTAGACTTcactcgtcgactcagttggggcagtgcagtactagcttgcctataccgagctatgtgtcggggttcttatgctgatcagagcgagattggcggttatcttgtattattacag atttgggtatgggagcgtatgccgactatcagtccattacgacgacagttgctcgagatgccatcagagcagcaggatcctgatgttccattcagactagacggaccattgggatacag tttttgtgggagccatatacagatgggatattggctatactgccgcagatgtgtacagttggacacgacatatggactgctagggtgccacttatttgttttgatgtggtag